One Phocaeicola dorei genomic region harbors:
- a CDS encoding SulP family inorganic anion transporter → MKAFEFKPKLFTTLQNYSKESFMADLMAGIIVGIVALPLAIAFGIASGVSPEKGIITAIVAGFIISLLGGSKVQIGGPTGAFIVIIYGIIQEYGISGLTVATLMAGVLLILLGVFKLGAVIKFIPYPIIVGFTSGIAVTIFTTQIADIFGLNFGGEKVPGDFIGKWMIYFRHFDTVNWWNAIVSIVSVLIIALTPRFSKKIPGSLIAIIVVTIAVYLMKTYGGITCIDTIGDRFTIQSQLPDAVVPKLDWEAIKNLFPVAITIAVLGAIESLLSAAVADGVIGDRHDSNTELIAQGAANIIAPLFGGIPATGAIARTMTNINNGGKSPVAGIIHAVILLLILLFLMPLAQYIPMACLAGVLVIVSYNMSGWRTFKALLKNPKSDVTVLLITFFLTVIFDLTVAIEVGLLIACVLFMKRVMETTEISVIKNEIDPNNESDLEVHEEHLMVPKGVEVYEINGPYFFGIATKFEEIMSELGDRPKVRIVRMRKVPFIDSTGIHNLTNLCEMSKKENIQIVLSGVNEKVHQILEKSGFNELLGKENICPNINVALEKAKDIIEK, encoded by the coding sequence ATGAAAGCATTTGAATTCAAGCCGAAGCTCTTCACTACCCTACAGAATTATTCAAAAGAGAGCTTCATGGCCGACCTTATGGCCGGAATTATCGTAGGTATTGTTGCACTTCCACTAGCTATCGCATTTGGTATCGCTTCGGGAGTTTCTCCAGAAAAAGGCATCATCACTGCTATTGTAGCAGGATTTATCATCTCTTTATTAGGAGGAAGCAAAGTACAAATAGGCGGACCTACCGGAGCATTTATCGTAATTATCTATGGTATCATCCAAGAATACGGCATCAGCGGATTAACAGTAGCAACTCTTATGGCAGGAGTACTCCTTATTTTATTAGGTGTATTCAAGCTGGGAGCTGTTATCAAATTTATTCCTTATCCCATTATTGTAGGATTTACCAGTGGTATTGCCGTCACCATTTTTACGACACAGATTGCCGATATCTTCGGACTGAACTTCGGAGGAGAAAAAGTACCGGGAGACTTTATAGGCAAATGGATGATTTATTTCCGTCATTTTGATACTGTTAATTGGTGGAACGCCATTGTCAGCATAGTCAGTGTCCTGATCATCGCACTGACTCCCCGATTCTCAAAAAAGATCCCAGGCTCGCTGATTGCCATCATTGTAGTGACTATTGCCGTATACCTGATGAAGACATACGGCGGAATCACTTGCATCGACACCATTGGCGACCGTTTTACCATTCAGTCACAGTTGCCGGATGCAGTAGTACCCAAATTAGATTGGGAAGCTATCAAGAATTTATTTCCGGTTGCCATCACCATTGCTGTACTGGGAGCCATAGAATCTCTGTTGTCTGCTGCCGTAGCCGATGGTGTCATTGGTGACCGCCACGATTCAAACACGGAACTGATAGCCCAGGGCGCAGCCAATATTATCGCTCCACTGTTTGGCGGTATTCCTGCTACAGGAGCCATCGCACGTACCATGACCAATATCAACAACGGTGGAAAATCACCTGTTGCAGGTATCATTCATGCAGTCATTCTGTTGCTGATTCTCTTGTTCCTGATGCCTCTGGCACAATATATCCCGATGGCCTGTCTGGCAGGTGTATTGGTGATTGTTTCTTATAACATGAGCGGCTGGCGTACTTTCAAGGCGTTGCTGAAGAATCCGAAATCAGACGTCACCGTACTACTGATCACTTTCTTCCTGACTGTTATCTTTGATTTAACCGTAGCTATTGAAGTAGGTTTGCTCATTGCCTGTGTATTGTTCATGAAACGTGTCATGGAAACAACAGAAATATCGGTTATCAAAAATGAAATCGACCCCAATAATGAATCCGATCTGGAAGTGCACGAAGAACATCTCATGGTTCCCAAAGGTGTGGAAGTATATGAAATCAATGGTCCCTACTTCTTTGGTATCGCTACCAAGTTTGAGGAAATCATGTCCGAACTGGGCGACCGTCCCAAAGTACGGATTGTACGTATGCGTAAAGTACCATTCATTGACTCTACCGGTATTCACAACCTGACTAATCTATGTGAAATGTCTAAAAAAGAAAATATTCAAATTGTGCTTTCGGGAGTGAATGAAAAAGTGCATCAAATTCTTGAAAAATCAGGATTTAATGAATTACTGGGAAAAGAAAATATCTGTCCTAATATTAATGTAGCACTGGAAAAGGCAAAGGACATTATAGAAAAATAA
- the rbr gene encoding rubrerythrin, with the protein MAKSVKGTQTEKNLLTSFAGESQARMRYTYFASTAKKEGYEQIAAIFTETADQEKEHAKRMFKWLEGGMVEITASYPAGIIGTTMENLKAAAAGENEEWTTDYPHFADVADQEGFPAIATMYRRIAEAEKGHEERYLALLKNVEEGTVFKKAEETVWQCRNCGYIYVGTEAPEVCPACLHPQAYFEVKKNNY; encoded by the coding sequence ATGGCTAAGAGCGTAAAAGGTACACAGACAGAAAAAAATTTGCTGACTTCATTTGCAGGTGAGTCACAGGCTAGAATGCGTTATACTTACTTTGCAAGTACAGCAAAGAAAGAAGGTTATGAACAGATTGCTGCTATTTTTACTGAAACAGCTGATCAGGAAAAGGAACATGCGAAACGTATGTTTAAATGGTTGGAAGGTGGTATGGTAGAAATCACTGCCAGCTATCCTGCAGGTATCATTGGTACCACTATGGAGAATTTAAAAGCTGCGGCTGCCGGTGAAAATGAAGAATGGACTACTGATTACCCTCACTTTGCTGATGTGGCCGATCAGGAAGGTTTTCCTGCTATCGCTACTATGTATCGCAGAATCGCTGAAGCTGAAAAGGGGCATGAGGAAAGATATCTGGCTTTATTGAAGAATGTGGAAGAAGGCACAGTATTCAAGAAAGCGGAAGAAACTGTATGGCAGTGCCGTAACTGCGGTTACATTTATGTAGGTACGGAAGCTCCTGAAGTATGTCCTGCATGTCTGCATCCGCAAGCTTATTTCGAAGTGAAGAAGAATAATTATTGA
- a CDS encoding HlyD family secretion protein, with product MLLPNEWIENSIETYIYQHTAKSQIIYWIVLAAVTAVMIALPFIYVDISVQGSGVVRPVTEKTEIKSSITELIDSVYVREGDQVNKGDVLLRFRTNNSDYKINYQTNRLNDYEAHLSDLAYLAKGECPARFHSPVRQQEYTYFIKKQKELETSLAQAEKEYKRNKNLFDKKVISEEEYDKYYFQYQSRQNELASLIQSQLSTWQADLNTYRNSRSEMNTTLKQELKDKELYIVRSPISGTIDQFSGIYRGSSIQAGQSLAVISPDSTLCMEIYVTPRNIGFMSLGMPVNVQVESFNYNEWGTLPGKVTEISSDFLTDSQGNSFYKVKCQMERNYLMLKSGQKGILKKGMTVSAHFMITRRSLFDLLYQKIDDWANPKQYENNAMIAKF from the coding sequence ATGTTATTACCAAATGAATGGATAGAGAACAGTATTGAAACATACATCTATCAACACACCGCAAAATCCCAAATTATCTATTGGATAGTATTGGCAGCCGTGACTGCCGTTATGATTGCATTGCCTTTTATCTATGTAGATATCTCTGTGCAAGGCAGTGGAGTAGTAAGGCCGGTTACTGAAAAAACTGAAATAAAATCGTCTATCACAGAATTAATAGATTCAGTTTATGTGCGCGAAGGCGATCAAGTGAATAAAGGCGATGTACTCCTCCGCTTCCGCACCAATAACTCCGATTATAAAATCAATTATCAAACGAATCGCCTGAATGACTATGAAGCACATTTGTCAGATTTGGCTTATCTGGCAAAAGGCGAATGTCCTGCCAGGTTTCATTCTCCGGTACGTCAACAGGAATATACCTATTTTATCAAAAAGCAAAAAGAACTGGAAACCTCTTTGGCACAGGCAGAAAAAGAGTATAAGCGCAATAAAAACCTGTTTGATAAGAAAGTGATTTCAGAAGAAGAATATGATAAATATTATTTTCAATATCAAAGCCGGCAAAATGAACTGGCTTCATTGATACAAAGCCAGTTGAGTACGTGGCAGGCAGATCTGAATACGTATCGTAATTCTCGTAGCGAAATGAATACTACACTGAAGCAAGAGTTGAAAGATAAAGAACTCTATATAGTTCGTAGTCCGATAAGTGGAACCATTGATCAATTTTCCGGCATATACAGGGGAAGCAGTATACAGGCAGGACAGTCATTGGCAGTTATCAGCCCGGATTCCACACTGTGTATGGAGATATATGTTACTCCTCGAAATATCGGTTTTATGAGTTTGGGAATGCCGGTCAATGTACAGGTGGAATCATTTAATTATAATGAATGGGGAACATTACCCGGCAAAGTGACCGAAATTTCATCAGACTTCCTAACCGACAGTCAGGGAAACTCATTCTATAAAGTGAAATGTCAAATGGAGCGGAACTATCTTATGCTGAAAAGCGGACAGAAAGGAATATTAAAGAAGGGAATGACCGTCAGTGCCCATTTTATGATAACGCGGCGATCGCTTTTCGATTTGCTCTACCAAAAGATAGACGATTGGGCGAATCCCAAACAATATGAGAATAATGCGATGATAGCTAAATTTTGA
- a CDS encoding peptidase domain-containing ABC transporter, which yields MMSKKGIKIKQFDITDCGAACLASVCAYYGLQFPIARIRQYAFTDQKGTNILGLIEAANKLGLSAKGVRAKFEALYIVPKPVIAHVIVHEQLQHFVVIYKVEKKKEYIEYMDPGDGRMHRVTNQEFEKMWTGVLVLLEPEETFKTGNMKTGMTKKFFSLLAPHKSVMLQAVFGALIYSILGLSTSIYVGKITDYVLVDKNINLLNLMGVIMLVILLLRTFIGAMKSILALKTGQRIDAALILGYYKHLLTLPQQFFDTMRVGEIISRVNDAVKIRNFINNVSLDLVVNIMILVFSVCLMFVYSWELALITLVSAPLFLLIFWGFNKLNRKYQRGIMESSADLEAQLVESLNSISTIKRFGIEEYANLKTETRFVHLLKNTYRSIYGSIMAQGGIQFVSTGITIAVLWLGSILVVDQELTPGALMVFYSLVGYVISPIGSLISSNQTIQDALIAADRLFQIMDLEREQDNNQKIILEPDMVGDITFENVSFRYGSRKDVFKELGLKIEKGKTTAIVGESGSGKTTLISLLQHIYPIQEGRIRIGDYDIAQIDNRSLRRRVGTVPQQIELFAGSIAENIAVGDLHPDMKKIVDLTEQLGLKDFIDGLPKDYRTYIGEHGASLSGGERQRLAIARALYKEPEILIFDEATSSLDSISERYVKQTLDALARKGKTIIVIAHRLSTVKNADKIVVIDKGQVIEAGTHEELFNSNGMYHRLWKEQFDEIG from the coding sequence ATGATGAGCAAGAAAGGTATTAAAATAAAACAGTTTGATATTACAGATTGCGGAGCGGCTTGTCTGGCTTCCGTATGTGCCTATTATGGTTTGCAATTTCCCATTGCACGTATCCGCCAATATGCGTTTACCGATCAAAAAGGAACGAATATTTTGGGGTTGATAGAGGCTGCTAATAAGCTGGGCTTGTCAGCTAAAGGAGTGCGGGCTAAGTTTGAGGCATTGTATATTGTTCCTAAACCTGTTATTGCCCATGTCATCGTGCACGAGCAGCTTCAGCATTTTGTAGTGATATATAAGGTGGAGAAAAAGAAAGAATACATAGAGTATATGGATCCGGGTGACGGGCGGATGCATCGCGTGACCAATCAGGAATTTGAGAAAATGTGGACCGGTGTACTGGTGTTATTGGAACCGGAAGAAACTTTCAAGACCGGAAACATGAAAACCGGTATGACAAAGAAGTTCTTTTCTCTGCTGGCTCCTCACAAAAGCGTGATGCTACAAGCCGTGTTTGGTGCGCTTATTTATAGCATTTTGGGATTATCCACTTCCATCTATGTAGGTAAAATTACAGATTATGTATTGGTGGATAAAAATATCAATTTACTCAATCTCATGGGAGTGATCATGCTGGTCATCCTGCTATTGCGGACTTTTATCGGAGCAATGAAAAGTATTCTGGCTTTAAAGACCGGACAACGGATTGATGCGGCATTGATTTTAGGATATTATAAGCATCTGCTGACTTTACCTCAGCAATTCTTTGATACGATGCGCGTAGGTGAAATTATTTCACGCGTCAATGATGCGGTGAAAATCCGTAATTTTATCAATAATGTTTCGTTGGATCTGGTGGTTAATATCATGATTCTTGTCTTCTCTGTGTGCCTTATGTTCGTTTATTCCTGGGAGCTGGCATTGATTACATTAGTGTCTGCCCCCTTATTCTTGCTTATTTTCTGGGGATTTAATAAATTGAACCGGAAATATCAGCGCGGTATTATGGAAAGTAGTGCTGATTTGGAAGCGCAATTGGTGGAGTCTCTTAATTCTATTTCTACTATCAAACGATTCGGTATAGAGGAATATGCCAATTTGAAAACGGAAACTCGTTTTGTACATTTATTAAAGAATACGTATCGCAGTATTTATGGATCCATTATGGCGCAAGGCGGTATTCAGTTTGTATCTACCGGCATTACGATTGCCGTTCTTTGGTTAGGAAGTATTTTGGTGGTCGATCAGGAGTTGACACCCGGCGCTCTGATGGTGTTTTATTCCTTGGTTGGTTATGTAATTTCTCCTATCGGCTCGCTGATTTCTTCCAATCAGACTATTCAGGATGCACTGATTGCCGCCGACCGCTTATTCCAGATTATGGACTTGGAACGCGAACAGGATAATAATCAAAAGATAATATTAGAACCGGATATGGTAGGCGATATTACGTTTGAGAATGTTTCGTTTCGCTATGGTTCGCGCAAGGATGTGTTCAAGGAATTGGGCTTGAAGATAGAAAAGGGGAAGACTACTGCCATAGTGGGAGAAAGCGGGTCGGGCAAGACGACTTTGATTTCGTTGTTACAGCATATTTATCCTATACAGGAGGGTCGCATTCGCATAGGCGATTATGATATTGCGCAAATAGACAATCGCAGCCTTCGTCGCCGGGTGGGAACAGTACCTCAACAGATTGAATTATTTGCCGGCAGCATTGCAGAGAATATAGCGGTAGGCGACTTGCATCCGGACATGAAGAAAATTGTAGATTTGACAGAACAACTTGGCTTGAAGGACTTTATAGATGGTTTGCCTAAGGACTACCGGACTTATATCGGTGAACATGGTGCATCCTTGTCGGGTGGCGAGCGGCAGCGGCTTGCCATAGCGCGTGCTTTGTATAAGGAACCGGAGATACTTATTTTCGATGAGGCAACGTCTTCGCTTGATTCTATTTCCGAACGCTATGTAAAGCAGACATTAGATGCATTGGCACGGAAGGGGAAAACGATTATCGTGATTGCTCATCGGTTGAGTACAGTGAAGAATGCTGATAAGATTGTGGTGATTGATAAGGGGCAAGTAATCGAGGCAGGTACTCATGAAGAATTGTTCAATTCGAATGGGATGTATCATCGTTTATGGAAGGAACAGTTTGATGAAATAGGTTAA
- a CDS encoding DUF4884 domain-containing protein, with protein sequence MKSIIKLFTFPLLTIIGFNSCASIPLKVGESENNSTYTVSYLFEHDGCKVYRFYDKGNYVYFTTRGDVTSITNDSTAQRTITINKTPYE encoded by the coding sequence ATGAAAAGCATCATCAAATTATTCACTTTTCCCCTCCTTACTATAATAGGATTTAATTCGTGTGCGTCCATACCGTTAAAGGTCGGAGAATCTGAAAACAACTCCACTTACACTGTCAGCTATCTGTTTGAACATGACGGTTGCAAGGTATATCGTTTTTACGATAAAGGAAATTACGTTTACTTTACTACGAGAGGAGATGTAACCAGTATCACAAATGATTCTACCGCCCAACGCACCATTACTATCAACAAAACACCCTATGAATAA
- a CDS encoding TolC family protein encodes MKKLIVAAVAAIVFIANIQAQNKKWSLKECIDYAILHNIEVKQSQNRIKSLKVERNTLKSSFLPDLNVGASQRFSFGRALNQDNTYEDSNIQNSSFSASAEMPLFTGFKTSASITRNKFDILAAEANKELIENNLSLNVTNYYFQILLNKEIYRIAQEQIRLTKEQEIRTRILIENGKVPQSQLYDVKAQLADDELVATEARNSLRLSFLDLMQLMELKGEEYFDVDSLDESIVSMESVTPEGIYASALSCMPQIKQAHYSLQSKVKSTKVVKSGYYPQLFLGAGINTGYYYSRRAMNPSFYQQFKNNMQKSIYFTLSIPLFDRFSTRNQVKTARLEENNARLSLENEKKSLYKDIEKAYMDALAAFEKYESTTKAVAANREAHRYALEKYMAGKSAVYEYNEIKMKLADALSQQSQTKYTYLLKERILAFYSCHSLVE; translated from the coding sequence ATGAAAAAGTTAATAGTTGCAGCTGTTGCAGCCATCGTATTTATAGCGAATATACAAGCACAAAATAAGAAGTGGAGTCTCAAAGAATGTATAGATTATGCCATACTGCACAATATAGAGGTGAAGCAGAGTCAAAACCGGATTAAAAGTTTGAAAGTAGAGAGAAATACGCTGAAGAGCAGTTTTCTGCCCGACCTGAATGTAGGAGCTTCACAACGTTTTTCTTTTGGCAGGGCCTTGAATCAGGATAATACGTATGAAGATAGCAACATACAAAATTCTTCATTCTCTGCCAGTGCTGAAATGCCTCTTTTTACCGGATTCAAAACAAGTGCATCCATTACCCGGAATAAATTCGATATATTGGCGGCTGAGGCAAATAAGGAATTGATAGAAAACAATTTGTCACTCAATGTAACTAACTATTATTTTCAGATACTGTTGAATAAAGAAATCTATCGTATCGCTCAAGAACAAATCCGGTTGACAAAAGAACAAGAAATCAGAACACGGATTTTGATAGAGAATGGAAAAGTTCCGCAGTCTCAATTATATGATGTGAAAGCTCAATTGGCTGATGATGAGCTGGTAGCTACTGAAGCTAGGAACTCGCTGCGGCTTTCTTTTCTTGACTTGATGCAATTGATGGAGTTGAAGGGTGAGGAGTATTTTGATGTAGATTCTTTGGATGAAAGTATAGTTTCTATGGAGTCTGTCACTCCTGAGGGGATTTACGCCTCGGCATTAAGCTGTATGCCTCAGATAAAGCAAGCTCATTATTCTTTGCAGAGTAAAGTGAAAAGTACAAAAGTTGTCAAGTCGGGATATTACCCACAGCTTTTTTTGGGTGCCGGAATCAATACCGGTTACTATTATTCTCGTCGTGCAATGAATCCGTCTTTTTATCAGCAGTTTAAAAACAATATGCAGAAAAGCATTTATTTCACATTAAGCATCCCTCTTTTTGACCGCTTCTCTACGAGGAATCAGGTAAAAACAGCGCGTTTGGAAGAGAATAATGCCCGCTTGTCATTGGAAAATGAAAAGAAAAGTCTCTATAAGGATATTGAGAAAGCATATATGGATGCGTTGGCAGCTTTTGAGAAATACGAATCTACTACCAAAGCGGTAGCTGCCAATCGGGAGGCGCATCGGTATGCGTTAGAGAAGTATATGGCTGGAAAGTCGGCTGTATATGAGTATAATGAGATAAAAATGAAATTAGCAGATGCGTTGTCCCAACAATCACAAACTAAATATACCTATTTACTGAAAGAACGGATATTGGCATTCTATTCATGCCACTCTTTGGTGGAGTAG